Below is a genomic region from Cyanobacteriota bacterium.
TGGCGGCGTTTATATTGGCATGGGCGCACATCATATCGTGGCAAACCCTGGCACAATTACGGGCAGTATCGGCGTGATTCTGCGGGGTAACAATTTAGAGCGTTTGCTTGATAAGATTGGCGTATCGTTCAAGGTGATTAAGTCTGGCCCCTACAAGGATATTTTGTCCTTTGATCGGGAACTAACTGCCCCAGAACAAGCAATTCTTCAGGAACTCATTGATACAAGCTACCACCAGTTTGTACGGACAGTTGCAGATGCTCGCAATTTGTCGGTGGAGGCTGTCCAAAATTTTGCTGACGGACGCATTTTCACTGGTGAGCAGGCGTTAGCCCTAGGCATAATTGATCGGCTTGGCAGTGAAGATGATGCCCGTCGGTGGGCGGCTGAGCTAGTGGGCTTGGATCCAGATAAAACTAAGTGCGTCACTTTAGAAGAGCGTAAACCTTTAGCACGCCGACTATTATCAAATAGAATCGCAAACAATCGTAACAAATACCTACCGGCTGAATTCGTGACTGCCTTGGATTGGATAGAATTTGAACTGGCGACCAATGGTATGCCGTTGTGGCTATATCGTCCTTAGATAAAATCTGGAGGCTTTTTCAACGTGGAGTGGCGAGTGCGGGCAATTCGTGGCGCAACAACAGCAGAGGCAAACTCAGCGATCGCAATTCGTGAAGCTGTAACCGAGCTGTTGGATGAGTTAGAAACATGGAACCAGCTAGATCTGGACGAGGTGATTA
It encodes:
- the sppA gene encoding signal peptide peptidase SppA, encoding GGVYIGMGAHHIVANPGTITGSIGVILRGNNLERLLDKIGVSFKVIKSGPYKDILSFDRELTAPEQAILQELIDTSYHQFVRTVADARNLSVEAVQNFADGRIFTGEQALALGIIDRLGSEDDARRWAAELVGLDPDKTKCVTLEERKPLARRLLSNRIANNRNKYLPAEFVTALDWIEFELATNGMPLWLYRP